Genomic DNA from Microbacterium lacus:
GCACCGTGGCGATCGCGTCGGTGTCGTCGACCTGCGAGCCGTGCGTCACCCAGTTGCCGTACGTGATCTCCGAGACCTTGAGTCCGCTGTTTCCGAGATATCGATAATTGACCATCCGATAACGCTACTCGCGCGGGGAGTGTCCCGGGCGGCGGTTGACAGCGGTGGACTCAGGAGCGCCGGCGCAGCGCTCCGCGCAGACTCCGCAGCAGCAGGAGCAGGCCGCCGAGGCCGACGATGCTGCCGAGGAAGGAGAAGGCGGGCACGTCGCCGGTCAGCAGCGGGCCACCGTCGTCGACGCCGAGCATGATGCCGGCGATCACGAGAGTGATGCCGATGACGGTGGTCGTGAGGCGGCCGATGATGCCGTCGATGTACGAGCGGTCATCCGGGCTCTCCAGCGCGCGCAGCCGCACCGAGAGCGTCCCCTCATCCAGCGAGCGTGTCAGGCTCTCGATACGACGCGGCATCCGTCGCATCTGCTCGGCGATGAGCGTCGACCAGGTCTGCGCGCTGAGCAGGGCCGTGCGCGGCGAGACGAGCGATCGCGCCATCCGCGGCGCGACCTCGAGGGCGCGGCCGACCATGTCGTAGTCCGGCACCAGCCGGCGCAGCGTCCCCTCGAGCGACGCGAGCGTGCGGAACACGAGCAGAAGCGACGGCGGCAGCGCCATGCGATTGCGCCGGAGAGCGTCCAGGAACGAACGGAAGATGTTCTCGTCGGCACGCGCGTTGTGCACGCGGGTCAGGATCACGCCGATATCCCGCTGCAGCGTCGTCGTGTCGAACTCGCCGCCGGGCGGCTCGCACATGAGCAGCGCGACGTCGGTGACGGCCACGTCATCCTCGTTGGCCATCCCGATGAGCATCGGGATCAGGAGCCGCCGCATGCTGCGTTCGAGCACCCCGACGGCCCCGAAGTCGATGAGTGTGACAGCCCCGTCCTCCCCCAGGATCACGTTGCCGGCATGCAGGTCGGCGTGGAACACGCCGCGCACCGCGATCTGCTCGAAAACCGCGTCGAGCAGATCGTCGGCGATCCGTCGAGCCTCTTCCTCCGGAACCGCACCCGGTGCGAGCCGACCGAACGGCGTGCCGATCACGCGCTCCTGCACGATCATCTGCGCGGTGGAGTACTGCGGGTACACGCGGGGAACATGCAGGCGCGTCGCTTCCGATCTCGGGATCGCGGAGCGGAGCATCTCGGTGTTGGAGACCTCGATCCTGTAGTCGAGCTCTTCGCGCAGCGCGCGCGAGAACTCGGCCACCAGTGCCCGCGCGCCGTATGCACGGGCCCAGTCCGTGCGACGCTCAGCCTGCGCGGCGAGGCGCTCGAGGATGTCGAGGTCGGTGGTCACCTGCGCACGGGCCCGCGGCCGCTGGATCTTCACCACGACGTCCTCGCCGGAGCGCAGTCGGGCCGCGTGGACCTGAGCGACGGATGCGGCGGCCAGAGGCACCGGGTCGATCTCGGCGAAGACCTCCTCGATGGGGCATCCCAGCTGCGCGCGGATCGCGGTCTCGGCTTCGGCCCAGGGAATCGGCGTCGAATCCATCTGCAGCGTCGAGAACGCCGCAATGAGCGCGGGCGGCAGCACGTCCTCGCGGGAGGACAGCACCTGACCGAGCTTGACGAACGTGACCCCGGCCTCGTTCATCGCCGAGACGAGCGCCGCGGGCAGCTCCTCGTCCTGCTCGCCGCGTCGCCTGCTCTCGTAGAACGTCAGTCCATGCCGCGAGCCGATCGCGAGGATCTGCGCGTAGCGCCGTGCGCGGTCCCGGCGGCGGATCGCGTCGCGCACCACCGAGATCGGGTTGCGCCAGCGACGGGAGGGCCAGAGGAACTCGAGCGTCAGCACTGCGATCACGACGGCGGCCAGCATCCAGCCGACGGTGAGCGCGACGAACGCGATCGCGATCGCACCGTCGGCGACCAGGCGACCGTTCTCGTAGACCTGCGCCTGCGTCAACGACCACACCGCGACAGGTGATGCGATGACGAACACCACGATCGCCGTCACCCAGGCGCGCAGCCACCCGACCTCGACATCCAGAAGACGCCGGACGATCCACGCGGCGACCAGCGAGAAGGCCAGTGCGACGAGCGCGAAGACGAGCCAGGCGGGCATGAGCCGATTCTGTCAGGCTCGCCGGCGCGCGGTCAGTCCTCGTTCGGGGTGGCCGCGGCGGCCGCTTCGTCCTCGGTCGTCGCCACGAGCTGGCCGCACGCGCCGTCGATCTCCTTGCCGCGGGTGTCGCGGAGGGTCGTCGGGATGCCGGCATCGTTGAGCCGGCGGACGAACTCGTTCTGCACCGAGACCTCGGACGCCGTCCACACCGACCCGGGAGTCGGGTTGAGCGGGATCGGGTTCACGTGCACCCAGCCGCGACCGCGCGCGTTGAGCTTGTCCGCGAGGAGGTCGGCCCGCCACGCGTGATCGTTCATGTCTTTGATGAGGGCGTACTCGATCGAGACCCGG
This window encodes:
- a CDS encoding ABC1 kinase family protein — protein: MPAWLVFALVALAFSLVAAWIVRRLLDVEVGWLRAWVTAIVVFVIASPVAVWSLTQAQVYENGRLVADGAIAIAFVALTVGWMLAAVVIAVLTLEFLWPSRRWRNPISVVRDAIRRRDRARRYAQILAIGSRHGLTFYESRRRGEQDEELPAALVSAMNEAGVTFVKLGQVLSSREDVLPPALIAAFSTLQMDSTPIPWAEAETAIRAQLGCPIEEVFAEIDPVPLAAASVAQVHAARLRSGEDVVVKIQRPRARAQVTTDLDILERLAAQAERRTDWARAYGARALVAEFSRALREELDYRIEVSNTEMLRSAIPRSEATRLHVPRVYPQYSTAQMIVQERVIGTPFGRLAPGAVPEEEARRIADDLLDAVFEQIAVRGVFHADLHAGNVILGEDGAVTLIDFGAVGVLERSMRRLLIPMLIGMANEDDVAVTDVALLMCEPPGGEFDTTTLQRDIGVILTRVHNARADENIFRSFLDALRRNRMALPPSLLLVFRTLASLEGTLRRLVPDYDMVGRALEVAPRMARSLVSPRTALLSAQTWSTLIAEQMRRMPRRIESLTRSLDEGTLSVRLRALESPDDRSYIDGIIGRLTTTVIGITLVIAGIMLGVDDGGPLLTGDVPAFSFLGSIVGLGGLLLLLRSLRGALRRRS